One window from the genome of Scatophagus argus isolate fScaArg1 chromosome 13, fScaArg1.pri, whole genome shotgun sequence encodes:
- the ptch2 gene encoding protein patched homolog 1, translating to MASDRGVPGSGVYGDLPPSYTRSQPPANPDLLRRPSYCHAAFALKQISKGKAVGQKAPLWIRARFQALLFSLGCHIQRHCGKVLFIGLLVFGALSVGLRVAAIETNIEQLWVEAGSRVSTELHYTREKQGEESIFTSQMLIQTPKEEGTNILTQEALLVHMEAALSASKVQVSLFGKSWDLNKICYKSGVPIIENVMIERMIDKLFPCMIITPLDCFWEGAKLQGGSAYLPGMPDIQWMNLDPVKLMEELSQFTSLEGFKEMLDKAQVGHAYMNRPCLDPSDRDCPLSAPNKEQGESPDITGRLQGGCHGFSRKFMHWQEELILGGRVKNSQDTLLSAEALQTMFLLMSPKQLYEHFKDDYEIHDINWNEEKATAILESWQRKFVEVVHQSIPDNSSQSLHAFSTTTLNDIMKSFSDVSVIRVAGGYLLMLAYACVTMLRWDCAKSQGAVGLAGVLLVALSVAAGLGLCSLLGLSFNAATTQVLPFLALGIGVDDMFLLAHSFTEAGSNIPFKERTGDCLRRTGTSVALTSINNMIAFFMAALVPIPALRAFSLQAAIVVVFNFAMVLLIFPAILSLDLHRREDKRLDVLCCLYSPCSDRVIHLSPHELSDAGEQPHTPMTARAHTHQYAAGSTITTSTQITTTVQAFTQCDAAGQHIVTILPPTSQISTSPPSIIVCPTSQPQAITPSPTTTSAPDPYGSQLFTPTSSSTRDLLAQVEDSKSGKKCVPLPFLHWNLSSFAREKYAPLLLKPKSKAIVVVLFLGLLGLSLYGTTMVHDGLYLTDIVPRDTKEYDFIDAQFKYFSFYNMYLVTMDRFDYARSQRLLIQLHNAFNSVKYVVRDSDNKLPRMWLHYFQDWLRGLQAAFDADWQAGRITSDSYRNGTEDGALAYKLLIQTGSKKEPFNYSQLTSRRLVDAEGLIPPEVFYIYLTVWVSNDPLGYAASQANFYPHPREWIHDKYDTTGENLRIPAAEPLEFAQFPFYLNGLRQASDFVEAIESVRAICDEFSRKGVFNYPNGYPFLFWEQYIGLRHWFLLAISVVLACTFLVCAILLLNPWTAGIIVFILAMMTVELFGIMGLIGIKLSAIPVVILIASVGIGVEFTVHIALGFLTAIGNRNKRSAVALEHMFAPVVDGAISTLLGVLMLAGSEFDFIMRYFFAVLAILTVLGMLNGLVLLPVLLSMMGPPAEVTPVDNASRLPTPSPEPPLPPPMTHHGYYTGHHNPRSSHQQAFSESSDSEYYSEMTTTSGFGDEDSKYCDRSAYVASHTSVPPATSHILLEASKNPSFPKLTVVKPFRENATGTGGRIEPLNESSHNAQSHLGSQVTCWDGNKREQQHGLPRLQPQSGQNLPSERAHFPGRTCQSGPRLQNSRGPQPNRTKGPSFSNSSSALPTQQGSTGGPVTMVTATASVTVAVHPTLPGAAYQGYMHEGFDTDSESDCFEAAKRTCGEKTNFSSHKRDSLELQDLEVTQSQTERQLGKTQGGLRIQAAKDC from the exons ATGGCCTCGGATCGCGGGGTCCCAGGGTCCGGCGTCTATGGAGATTTACCCCCGAGTTATACGCGCTCCCAGCCGCCTGCGAACCCAGACCTTCTCCGGAGACCCAGCTACTGCCACGCTGCTTTCGCACTTAAACAGATCTCAAAG GGGAAGGCGGTAGGTCAGAAAGCTCCTCTGTGGATCCGGGCGAGGTTCCAGGCCCTCCTGTTCTCTCTGGGATGTCACATCCAGAGGCACTGTGGGAAGGTCCTCTTTATTGGACTCTTAGTATTCGGGGCTCTGTCTGTGGGACTCCGAGTCGCAGCCATCGAAACCAACATCGAACAGCTATGGGTGGAAG CTGGTAGTCGAGTGAGCACAGAGCTTCACTACACCAGGGAGAAGCAGGGAGAGGAGTCAATATTTACCTCACAGATGCTTATCCAGACCCCCAAAGAAGAGGGCACCAATATTCTTACCCAGGAGGCTTTGCTGGTTCACATGGAAGCTGCCCTGTCTGCCAGTAAGGTCCAGGTGTCACTGTTTGGAAA ATCGTGGGATCTTAACAAAATATGCTACAAATCAGGAGTCCCTATTATagaaaatgtcatgattgaAAGG ATGATTGACAAGCTATTCCCCTGTATGATAATCACCCCGTTGGACTGTTTTTGGGAAGGGGCCAAACTGCAAGGAGGCTCCGCCTATTTACC GGGTATGCCAGATATCCAGTGGATGAATCTAGATCCAGTCAAGCTGATGGAGGAACTGAGTCAGTTCACATCACTGGAAGGATTTAAGGAGATGTTGGACAAAGCCCAG GTTGGACATGCCTACATGAACAGGCCATGTCTGGACCCCTCAGACCGTGACTGCCCTCTCAGTGCACCCAACAAGGAGCAAGGAGAG AGTCCTGACATCACTGGGCGCCTCCAGGGTGGTTGCCATGGTTTCAGCCGGAAGTTCATGCACTGGCAGGAGGAGCTGATCCTGGGAGGGCGTGTCAAGAACAGCCAGGATACTctgctgag cgCGGAGGCTCTCCAAACCATGTTCCTGTTGATGAGTCCTAAGCAGCTGTACGAGCACTTTAAAGATGACTACGAAATTCATGACATAAACTGGAATGAAGAAAAGGCCACCGCCATCCTCGAGTCCTGGCAGAGGAAGTTTGTGGAG GTGGTCCACCAGAGTATCCCAGATAACTCCAGCCAGTCCTTACACGCTttctccaccaccaccctcaATGACATCATGAAATCTTTCTCTGACGTCAGTGTGATCAGAGTGGCTGGCGGATACCTGCTCATG CTGGCCTATGCTTGTGTGACCATGCTAAGGTGGGACTGTGCCAAGTCCCAGGGGGCCGTGGGGCTGGCCGGGGTGCTGTTGGTGGCTTTGTCAGTGGCTGCAGGACTGGGTCTCTGCTCCTTGCTTGGCCTCTCTTTCAACGCTGCCACCACACAG GTGCTTCCCTTCCTGGCGCTAGGGATTGGTGTGGATGACATGTTTCTGTTGGCTCATTCCTTCACAGAAGCTGGAAGTAACATCCCCTTTAAG GAGCGGACGGGAGACTGTTTGCGTCGCACCGGTACCAGCGTGGCTCTGACTTCCATCAACAACATGATTGCGTTCTTCATGGCCGCTCTCGTACCCATTCCTGCCTTGCGAGCTTTCTCTTTGCAG GCTGCCATTGTGGTCGTGTTTAACTTTGCCATGGTGCTGCTCATCTTCCCTGCCATCCTCAGTTTGGACCTCCACCGACGAGAGGACAAGCGTTTGGATGTCCTCTGCTGCCTGTACAGCCCGTGCTCCGACCGTGTCATCCACCTCTCTCCTCATGAGCTGTCAGATGCTGGAGAGCAGCCGCACACGCCGATGACGGCTAGGGCGCATACGCACCAGTACGCAGCAGGATCGACAATCACCACCAGCACCCAGATCACCACCACAGTGCAGGCATTCACACAGTGTGATGCAGCAGGCCAGCATATCGTCACCATCCTACCACCTACCTCACAGATCTCCACCAGCCCCCCGTCCATCATCGTCTGCCCCACTTCACAGCCTCAAG CTATCACACCTtctcccaccaccacctctgcaCCGGATCCCTATGGTTCCCAACTCTTCACCCCTACCTCCAGCTCCACACGGGACCTCCTGGCCCAGGTGGAGGATTCCAAATCGGGAAAGAAGTGCGTCCCACTCCCTTTCCTGCACTGGAACCTGTCCAGCTTCGCCAGGGAGAAATACGCTCCTCTGCTCCTCAAGCCCAAAAGCAAAGCCATTGTGGTGGTTCTCTTTCTGGGTCTCCTGGGCCTCAGCCTGTATGGGACCACCATGGTGCATGACGGCCTCTACCTAACCGACATCGTGCCACGCGACACCAAGGAATATGATTTCATCGATGCTCAGTTCAAGTATTTCTCCTTCTACAACATGTACCTGGTTACCATGGATAGATTTGATTACGCACGGTCACAGAGGCTGCTGATCCAGCTACACAACGCCTTCAACTCTGTTAAATACGTGGTCAGAGACAGTGACAACAAACTGCCCCGCATGTGGCTGCACTACTTCCAGGACTGGCTCAGAG GTCTTCAGGCTGCTTTTGATGCTgactggcaggcaggcaggattACCTCTGACAGCTATCGTAATGGCACAGAGGACGGAGCGCTGGCGTACAAGCTCCTTATCCAGACTGGCTCCAAGAAGGAGCCTTTTAACTACAGCCAG CTGACATCTCGTCGGCTGGTGGATGCAGAGGGTTTGATCCCCCCAGAGGTGTTTTACATTTACTTGACGGTCTGGGTCAGTAACGACCCTTTGGGTTATGCTGCCTCCCAGGCCAACTTCTACCCCCATCCCAGGGAGTGGATTCACGACAAGTATGACACTACAGGGGAGAATCTGCGCA TCCCTGCTGCAGAGCCCTTGGAGTTTGCCCAGTTTCCCTTCTATCTGAATGGCCTTCGCCAGGCCAGTGACTTTGTGGAGGCAATCGAGAGTGTGCGTGCCATCTGCGACGAGTTCAGCCGCAAGGGTGTGTTCAACTACCCTAATGGATACCCCTTCTTGTTCTGGGAGCAGTACATTGGCCTCAGACACTGGTTCCTGCTGGCGATTAGCGTGGTGCTGGCATGCACCTTCCTCGTCTGTGCAATTCTCCTGCTCAACCCATGGACGGCCGGCATCATT GTGTTTATCTTGGCCATGATGACGGTGGAGTTGTTTGGTATCATGGGTCTGATCGGCATCAAGCTGAGCGCCATCCCTGTGGTGATCCTGATCGCCTCGGTGGGCATCGGAGTGGAGTTCACCGTTCACATCGCACTG ggCTTCCTGACAGCAATTGGCAACAGAAACAAGCGCTCTGCAGTGGCTCTGGAGCACATGTTTGCCCCCGTGGTTGACGGAGCGATCTCCACGCTGCTGGGCGTTCTCATGCTGGCAGGGTCGGAGTTTGACTTCATCATGAG GTATTTCTTTGCTGTGTTGGCCATCTTGACTGTTCTGGGGATGCTGAATGGCTTGGTTCTGCTGCCAGTGCTCCTGTCCATGATGGGCCCTCCGGCCGAGGTCACTCCGGTTGACAATGCCAGCCGCCTGCCCACACCTTCTCCCGAACCCCCACTGCCCCCACCAATGACCCACCATGGGTACTACACTGGCCACCACAACCCCCGGTCATCTCACCAGCAGGCTTTTTCAGAGTCATCAGACTCGGAGTATTATTCTGAGATGACCACCACTTCAGGGTTCGGGGATGAGGATTCTAAGTACTGTGATCGGAGTGCGTACGTAGCATCGCACACCAGCGTTCCACCTGCGACATCTCACATACTCCTGGAAGCCAGCAAAAACCCCAGCTTCCCCAAGCTCACG GTGGTGAAGCCATTCAGAGAAAATGCAACAGGCACTGGTGGAAGGATAGAACCGCTGAATGAATCTTCCCACAATGCACAGTCACATCTCGGCTCTCAGGTTACATGCTGGGATGGGAACAAGCGGGAGCAGCAGCACGGCCTGCCGAGACTCCAGCCGCAGTCCGGCCAAAACTTACCCAGTGAGAGAGCTCACTTCCCTGGGAGGACTTGTCAAAGCGGTCCCAGGCTGCAGAACAGCAGAGGGCCACAGCCAAACAGGACTAAAGGGCCGAGCTTTAGCAATAGCAGCTCTGCCCTGCCGACGCAACAAGGCTCCACCGGAGGGcctgttaccatggtaacagcTACAGCCTCTGTGACGGTGGCTGTGCATCCGACCTTGCCGGGGGCGGCATACCAAGGCTACATGCATGAAGGTTTCGACACGGATAGCGAGTCGGACTGTTTTGAGGCTGCTAAGAGGACTTgtggtgaaaaaacaaacttttcttcACATAAGAGAGACTCTCTGGAGCTCCAGGACTTGGAAGTAACACAGAGCCAGACAGAGCGTCAGCTCGGCAAGACACAAG GCGGGTTGAGAATCCAGGCGGCCAAAGATTGCTAG